One Aegilops tauschii subsp. strangulata cultivar AL8/78 chromosome 7, Aet v6.0, whole genome shotgun sequence genomic window carries:
- the LOC141026622 gene encoding uncharacterized protein yields the protein MEYDDYFVCKEDTLGKVGLSSYQKCNAAIRMLAYGIPGDLVDEYARMSESTCLASLYNCEVVIAVFDPEYLREPNVMDTTWLLAINADRGFPGMVGSINCSHNDINVLQRSSVFGRLAESNCP from the exons ATGGAGTATGATGATTATTTCGTATGCAAGGAGGATACCCTTGGAAAGGTTGGCCtctcctcttatcagaaatgcaaTGCAGCTATTCGGATGCTTGCATATGGAATTCCCGGTGATCTTGTTGATGAGTATGCCCGCATGAGTGAGTCCACATGCCTTGCATCATTGTACAACTGCGAGGTTGTCATAGCAGTGTTTGACCCGGAGTACCTGAGAGAGCCAAATGTTATGGATACAACCTGGTTGTTGGCGATCAATGCAGATAGGGGTTTTCCGGGGATGGTTGGTAGCATAAATT gttctcacaatgacatcaatgtgcttCAGCGCTCTTCGGTGTTCGGAAGGCTTGCAGAAAGCAACTGCCCATAG